The DNA region GACGCTATCGGAGAGAGGGACTACGCCCTTGTCCAAGGCGTTATCCTGTTCATCGCCTTCAATTTCATGGTGGTTAACCTGCTGGTCGATCTGGCCTACGCCGCCCTTGATCCGCGCATTCGCTATGGCAGCGGCGGGTCATGACCCTCCTCCGCGCCCTTGCCCGCCACCCGGCAGGCCGCATCAGCCTTATCATCATCGGGTTGCTCAGCATCGCCGCGCTGCTTGGGCTGTTTGGCCTGACGCCCCACGATCCACTTGCCCAGGACCGCCTCGCGCGCCTGCAAGCGCCCAGCAGCACATATGTTTTGGGAACCGACCTCTTTGGCCGGGACATGCTCAGCCGGTTGATGGTGGGGGCGGGGCAATCCTTCATGGTCGCCCTGCTGTCCGTCACCCTCGCCGCGACGCTTGGCACGATCCTTGGGCTCACGGCGGCGTGGTTCGGCGGTCTCTGGGATGGGGTGGCGATGCGCCTGATGGATGTGCTGCTGGCTTTTCCCGCCATCCTTCTGGCCCTGCTGATCATCGCGATCCTTCAAGCCGGTGTCCTGTCATCGGTGCTTGCCATCGCGGTCGTCTACACCCCGATCTTCACCCGTGTCGCGCGGGGCCCGGCGCTGTCGATCAAGACGCGCAGCTTTGTCGATGCCGCGCGCACGTTTGGCAGCCCCACGACTTACATTCTGTCGCGTCATCTGTTGGGCAACCTTGTGGCCCCGCTGACCGTGCAGTTCACGCTCGCCCTGGCCTGGGCACTGCTGACGGAGGCCGCACTCAGCTTCCTCGGTCTCGGCACACAGCCGCCCAATCCATCCCTCGGCCTTATGCTGTCGGACAGCCGCAACCTGATGGAAATGGCGCCGTGGCTGCTGATCTACCCCGCGGCCACGATCATGCTGGCGGTGCTGGGGTTCAATCTTCTGGGGGATGCTTTGCGGGATATCACAGATCCGCGCGCGCAGGACGGTCGCCCATGACGCTGTTGTCCGTCACAGACCTGCGTGTTGGCTTCGGTGCAAAGGGGCAGGAGACCGAGGTTGTGCGCGGCGTCAGCTTTGACGTCGCCGCCGGAGAGACGCTTGCGATTGTCGGCGAAAGCGGGTCCGGGAAGTCTGTCACGGCGATGTCGATCAACCGGCTCATCGACTTTGGCGGCGGTCGCATTCTGAGCGGGTCCATCGTGTTGGACGGGGCGACAGATTTGGCTCAGGCGACGCAGGCAGACTTGCAACGCCTGCGCGGGCGCGAGATCGGGATGATCTTTCAGGAACCCATGACCTCCCTGAACCCGGTTTTGAAGATCGGCACCCAGATCGGTGAGATCTTCGCCAAACGCCACGGGCTAAGTGGCCGCGCCGTGCGGCAGGCCGCGATCCGGGCCCTGGACCGGGTGCGTATCCCCGATGCCGAGCGCAGGTTAAGCCAGGCCCCGCATCAGATGTCGGGCGGCATGTTGCAACGGATCATGATCGCGATGGCATTGGCGGGTGAGCCTCGGCTCCTGATCGCCGACGAGCCGACAACCGCGCTGGATGTGACCATACAGGCCCAGATCCTGGCCCTGCTGGAGGAGCTGAAGCAAGAGACGGGAACCGGGCTGATCTTCATCACCCACGACATCGGTGTAGTGGCCGGGATCGCGGACAAGGTCGTGGTCATGCAAAACGGCAGGATCGTCGAAAGCGGCACAACCGGTGACATCATCGACCGGCCCCAACATGACTACACCCGTCATTTGCTGAACGCTGTGCCACATTTCAGCTTTGGTCAAGCGACACGGGCAACCGCGCCGATGGCCCGTGCCAAGCCCGCCCTAAGCGTCGATCACCTGGCGGTTCGGTTCCCGGTCGGGTCCGGGTTCCTCCGCAAGCCCAAGGGAGAGGTCCACGCGGTGTCCGACGTGTCCTTCGCCCTCAACCCCGGTGAAACCCTTGGGATTGTCGGCGAAAGCGGATCGGGCAAATCGACTATGGCGCGCGCGATCCTCAGGCTGGTGCACCCCGCGGAGGGTCGTATCACCTGCGCGGGCGGTCGTGCGGTGCAGATGGTCTTCCAGAACCCCAACGCCTCTTTGAACGGTCGGATGAACGTGCAGACGCTGTTGGCCGAGCCGATGGTCGCCGCCGGTCATTCCATCAACGCCGCCGTGATCGACCGGATGCACATGCTTCTGGACAAGGTGGACCTGCCCGCCGATGCGCTGACGCGGTTTCCCCACGAATTCTCCGGCGGTCAACGGCAACGGATCTGCATCGCCCGCGCGCTGATGCCCGAGCCTCAGATCCTCGTTCTGGATGAAGCCGTATCGGCGCTTGATGTCTCGGTGCAGGCCAGGGTGCTGGACTTGTTGATTGATCTTCAACAGGAATTCAGGCTCGCCTACCTGTTCGTGTCCCACGATATGGGCGTGGTTGAACGGATCGCGCACCGGATCGCCGTGATCTACGCGGGCCAGATCGTGGAGATTGGCCCATCGCGGGATGTGCTGGCCGACCCACAGCATTCCTATACGCGCAAATTGATGTCCGCCGTGCCGTCCCTGGATCGCCGCGATGTCACCTTCGCGTTGGAGACGGACGAGGTCCCCTCGACCCTGCGCCCCTTGGGGTGGAAACCCGCGCCGGTGATTTGGCAGGACCACGGTCCGGGTCACCACTTTGCGGCGGAGCCATCGCCATGAGTTTCAACGCCGCATGGTCCCTCGTGACGAAGGCCGTCGACGCCAGGCGCATCCCCTGTGCCGTGCTGGGTCTGGTGGACGACACCGGGCGGCACGTTGCCTGGGCGGGATCTGCTCAAGTGGTTCCAGACACGGTGCCGGTGACACGCGACACCATCTTCGACCTCGCCTCTCTCACCAAGCCGATTTTCACGACCGAACGTATCCTGGCCCACGCGGATGCAGGCCGGATTGACCTCGACGCGCCGCTCACCAGCGCCATCCCCGACTTCCGCCAATATCACACGGATTGTTGGGAGCGCGCGGCCACCTTCCGCGATTGCCTCGGCCATCGCACGCATTTCCCCGCCGTTGCGCCCCTCTACACCTATGGCCATGACCCGGCGACATTGCGCGCGTTTGTTTTGCAACGGGAATGGGCGCGGGAGGAGACACCCGTCTACTCGGATATCAACTACATCCTTCTGGGCATCGCGTTGGAACGGCTCGAAGGCTGCGGCATCCGCGACATGGACCCCGGGCCCGGCTTCTCTTTCAACCCACCGTCAGACGCCTGTACCGCCACCGAGGCCTGTACCTGGCGCGGGCGCGTGATGCGTGGCGAGGTGCACGACGAGAATTGCTTCGCCCTGCAAGGGTCAGGCCATGCGGGGCTGTTTGGCACCATGGACGCCGTGCTGGACTTCGGACAGGCGATGCTTGCGCGCGGGTTGGGTCTGGCCGGGCAACGCCTGACTGATACGCGGACCCATGGCTGGGAAATTCGTTATCCCGGCTGGTCCGGTGGTCAGATGTGTACGCCCGGCACCATCGGCCACACCGGGTTCACGGGGACAGGCCTGTGGATCGACGCCGACACGGGTCGCATCTGGAGCCTGCTGACCAACCGCGTCCATCCCACGCGCCACGCGGACAGTGGCATCGCGGATCTTCGGGTGTTGGTGGGGGAGGCTCTTTATGGCACATGACATGCGATGGTGCGTCGGGTTGATGACCGGCACAGTCCTGGACGGCAACATCGACGTCGCCCTGTTGCAAACAGATGGCGAGCGCATCGGCGCATTCGGCCCCCATGCCCTCTACCCCTACGACGCGGGAACCAACGCGCTGCTAAAGCAATGCCTGTCGGCGGCGCAGACATGGGCATTCAATGGGCCGGAGCCTGCGATTTTCGCGGAGGCCGAGGCGCGGATCACGCGCGCGCAATCGGACGCGGTGGCCTGTCTTGTGGAGACGGCCGGGTTGTCTATGCGCGATATTGCAGCCGTTGGGTTTCACGGGCAAACCGTCCTGCACCGCGCGCCAGCACCGGGTCGCCTCGGCCAAACGCGCCAGCTTGGCAATGGGCAGGACATGGCGCGCCGTCTGGCCACGGATGTGGTGTACGACTTTCGAAGCGCGGATATGAAAGCGGGGGGCCAGGGCGCGCCTCTCTCTGCCATCTATCACAGCGCCCTTCTGGACACGCTGGACAACGCCCATGACACCGCGATCCTGAACCTTGGCGGCGTCGCCAATATCACGGCCCGGGACGCGCGGGGCATGTTGGCGGCCTTTGACACCGGGCCTGCCAACGCCCCGATCAATGATTTTGTCGTCCATCGCGGATTGGGCGAGATGGACAGGGACGGCCAGCTGGCGGCCCAGGGTCGCGTGGATGACGCGCGGTTTTCGACAGCGCTGAGGCATCCGTACCTGTCCCGACCCTATCCCAAATCCCTCGACCGGTTCGACTTTGGCCATGACTGGGTGGCGGATCTCTCCGACGCCGATGGCGCCGCGACGCTAACCGCTTTCACCGCATCGGCGGTGGGCCGGGGCCTGGACCTGCTGCCTGTTCGGCCCACGCGGTTGATCGTTTGTGGGGGCGGTCGCCGCAATCCAACGCTACTGAAGATGATCGCGACCTATGCGAAGGTCCATGTGGACAACGCGGAGGATTGGGGTTGGGAAGGCGACGCGACCGAAGCGCAGTGCTTCGGGTATCTTGCCATGCGGCGGCTCCGTGACTTGCCGGTCACGTTTGCGGAAACCACGGGCGTGCGTGCGCCCATGCCGGCGGGGCGTATTGCACACGGGTCATCACCCGGGTGACAGGACATCGACTCTCAGCCGCAATGCAGCTTACCTGCGGTAAGATCTGTTTTTCTTATCGGACGTGCGCAGATGATCAAAAGTCGGGTGACCTTCAAGCAACTTGAAGCCTTCGTTTGCGTCGTGGATACGGGCACGTTTCGCAAAGCGGCCGGTATTCTCGGGACGACGCAGCCCAATATCTCCACCCGGATCGCCGCGCTGGAGGACGTGCTGGGGACCATCCTGATGCACCGGGATGCGGGCTCAATTCGCGTGACCGACAAAGGAGCGGAACTGTTGGAGGCCGCACGGGAAATCCTGCGGGCCGGCGAGAACTTTTTGGAAATCGCTGGCCGCCAAGACCTGATTGAAGATCGCCTCCGCCTTGGCGTGACAGAACTTGTCGCCTGCACCTGGCTCCATGACTTCTTGCGCGCGTTCAAAGATCTTTATCCAGCGGTGCGGGTGGAGTTGGACGTGAACCTGTCGACAGAGATCGAGAAGGCGCTGATCACCCATCAGGTGGATCTGGCGCTGCAAACGGGGCCCTTCGCACGGCCTGTTCCCGGCACCTTACCGCTTGGCGACTATCCCTATTGCTGGGTTGCAGCGCCGTCCCTGACCCCGCCCGCAAGCTTTGCGGCGCTCTTCGACGGTCCTGTGATCAGCCATGGTCGCGACACGCGCGCCTCCCGCGCATTGGCGGAGCACGCGCGGGCGGAGGGGGTAGCCGTCAACCAGATCGTCCATTCCAGCAGCCTGACATCTTGCGTCGCCATGGCCGTAGACGCCATGGGCCCGGCGCTGTTGCCGCGTCTGATGGTGGAGGACGCGATAGCACAGGGGCGGTTGTCTGAGTTCACCTGCGGTTGGCTGCCGGATCAGTTGCAGCTCTTCGCCCGCTTCGATCCCCGCCGCACACCGCAATTCGTCCGCGCCGCAGCCGACCTGGCCGTCGAGATCGCAGGATAAAATTTCCTTATCGGTGGTGGTATTTCTATTGATTTGACGTCTCCAAGCCGCTGCCGTTCTATGGTGTCCTGCACGCACCTACGGAGCCCTACCATGTCCTCTGCCCCCTACCGCCTTGGTGTCGATATCGGCGGGACCTTCACGGATGTCGTTCTGGAAGGCGCAGGCCAGCAGCACTCCACCAAGGTGCTGACGACCTATGCGGCCCCAGAGGATGCGATTATCGACGGGATGCAGCAGGTCTGCGCCAAGGCAGGCATCACCCCCGGTCAGATCACGCAGATCATCCATGGCACGACGCTGGCCACCAATGCCCTGATTGAGCGACGCGGGGCCAGGACGGCCCTGATCACGACGGAGGGCTTCCGCGATGTGATCGAGATGCGGACGGAAAGCCGGTTCGAGCAATATGACCTGAATTTGCAACTGCCCGAGCCGCTGTTGCCGCGTCAGATGCGATTTACCGTGGCGGAACGGGTGAACGCCAAGGGCGAGGTGATGGTTAACCTTGATGAAGCTAGCGTTCGGGAGGTGGCAGGCCGGATCAGGGAAGCGGGGTTTGAGAGCGTCGCCGTTGGGCTGATCCATTCCTACCTCAACCCCGCCCATGAAAAGATGGTGCGCGACGTTCTGGCAGAGGTTGTACCAGGCGTGTCGGTTTCCCTGTCCTCCGAGGTCTCGCCGCAGATGCGGGAGTATGAGCGGTTCAACACCGTCGTGGCCAACGCCTATATCAAGCCGCTGATGTCATCGTATCTGGGACGGCTGAAGAAGAGGTTGGGCGATGAGGGCGTGACCTGCCGCATCTTTCTGATGCATTCGGGTGGGGGGATTATCTCGATCCAGAACGCAGCGGAATTTCCTGTACGGCTGGTGGAATCCGGGCCCGCCGGTGGCGCGGTGTTCGCGGCCCACATCGCAGCGCGCTACGGGTTGGACAAAGTGTTGTCCTTCGACATGGGCGGTACCACGGCGAAGATCTGCCTGATCAAGAACCAGACGCCGAAGACCAGCCGCGTGTTTGAAGTGGCGCGGACATATCGGTTCAAGAAAGGATCGGGCATGCCTATATC from Jannaschia sp. CCS1 includes:
- a CDS encoding ABC transporter permease, with product MTLLRALARHPAGRISLIIIGLLSIAALLGLFGLTPHDPLAQDRLARLQAPSSTYVLGTDLFGRDMLSRLMVGAGQSFMVALLSVTLAATLGTILGLTAAWFGGLWDGVAMRLMDVLLAFPAILLALLIIAILQAGVLSSVLAIAVVYTPIFTRVARGPALSIKTRSFVDAARTFGSPTTYILSRHLLGNLVAPLTVQFTLALAWALLTEAALSFLGLGTQPPNPSLGLMLSDSRNLMEMAPWLLIYPAATIMLAVLGFNLLGDALRDITDPRAQDGRP
- a CDS encoding ABC transporter ATP-binding protein, producing MTLLSVTDLRVGFGAKGQETEVVRGVSFDVAAGETLAIVGESGSGKSVTAMSINRLIDFGGGRILSGSIVLDGATDLAQATQADLQRLRGREIGMIFQEPMTSLNPVLKIGTQIGEIFAKRHGLSGRAVRQAAIRALDRVRIPDAERRLSQAPHQMSGGMLQRIMIAMALAGEPRLLIADEPTTALDVTIQAQILALLEELKQETGTGLIFITHDIGVVAGIADKVVVMQNGRIVESGTTGDIIDRPQHDYTRHLLNAVPHFSFGQATRATAPMARAKPALSVDHLAVRFPVGSGFLRKPKGEVHAVSDVSFALNPGETLGIVGESGSGKSTMARAILRLVHPAEGRITCAGGRAVQMVFQNPNASLNGRMNVQTLLAEPMVAAGHSINAAVIDRMHMLLDKVDLPADALTRFPHEFSGGQRQRICIARALMPEPQILVLDEAVSALDVSVQARVLDLLIDLQQEFRLAYLFVSHDMGVVERIAHRIAVIYAGQIVEIGPSRDVLADPQHSYTRKLMSAVPSLDRRDVTFALETDEVPSTLRPLGWKPAPVIWQDHGPGHHFAAEPSP
- a CDS encoding serine hydrolase domain-containing protein yields the protein MSFNAAWSLVTKAVDARRIPCAVLGLVDDTGRHVAWAGSAQVVPDTVPVTRDTIFDLASLTKPIFTTERILAHADAGRIDLDAPLTSAIPDFRQYHTDCWERAATFRDCLGHRTHFPAVAPLYTYGHDPATLRAFVLQREWAREETPVYSDINYILLGIALERLEGCGIRDMDPGPGFSFNPPSDACTATEACTWRGRVMRGEVHDENCFALQGSGHAGLFGTMDAVLDFGQAMLARGLGLAGQRLTDTRTHGWEIRYPGWSGGQMCTPGTIGHTGFTGTGLWIDADTGRIWSLLTNRVHPTRHADSGIADLRVLVGEALYGT
- a CDS encoding anhydro-N-acetylmuramic acid kinase, with the translated sequence MRWCVGLMTGTVLDGNIDVALLQTDGERIGAFGPHALYPYDAGTNALLKQCLSAAQTWAFNGPEPAIFAEAEARITRAQSDAVACLVETAGLSMRDIAAVGFHGQTVLHRAPAPGRLGQTRQLGNGQDMARRLATDVVYDFRSADMKAGGQGAPLSAIYHSALLDTLDNAHDTAILNLGGVANITARDARGMLAAFDTGPANAPINDFVVHRGLGEMDRDGQLAAQGRVDDARFSTALRHPYLSRPYPKSLDRFDFGHDWVADLSDADGAATLTAFTASAVGRGLDLLPVRPTRLIVCGGGRRNPTLLKMIATYAKVHVDNAEDWGWEGDATEAQCFGYLAMRRLRDLPVTFAETTGVRAPMPAGRIAHGSSPG
- a CDS encoding LysR family transcriptional regulator; its protein translation is MIKSRVTFKQLEAFVCVVDTGTFRKAAGILGTTQPNISTRIAALEDVLGTILMHRDAGSIRVTDKGAELLEAAREILRAGENFLEIAGRQDLIEDRLRLGVTELVACTWLHDFLRAFKDLYPAVRVELDVNLSTEIEKALITHQVDLALQTGPFARPVPGTLPLGDYPYCWVAAPSLTPPASFAALFDGPVISHGRDTRASRALAEHARAEGVAVNQIVHSSSLTSCVAMAVDAMGPALLPRLMVEDAIAQGRLSEFTCGWLPDQLQLFARFDPRRTPQFVRAAADLAVEIAG